In Methanothermobacter tenebrarum, the sequence TGGAAACCGGGCCCATGGGACGTGGGATTGTACAGTGCAAATGTGAATATAGAATATGGGAAATACGGTCCGCATGAGCCTTTAAAGGCTACCAGCCAGGTCATAGTTATACCAGGATGGCTCCTAATATTAATAATCATCATATTGGTCAGCAGATTACTCAAAGGGAAGAAGATGCCCATTAAAATCAAAATAGAAAAGGAATAGTGGGGGTTTCACATTTTAGTTGATTGTAATGGAGCATTAGTAACATTCTGATACCTTCCTCCCATTCAAACTTGTCACTGTAGAATAACACCCAGATGTATACGTTGGTATAAATATCATCCAAATGGATCAAGGCTCTTAAACATTCCATTAGATGTCCACCCTATAGAAAGTATCTTTATCCAGCACGGTGAACTAAAAAAGGAGAATTATAAGCTTATAAAACTGTAAACTTTCTATACTAAAAAACGTGAGAGTATTCCACTTGGCCAATGGGATGATTTTTTCCTACACTCCTGTAACCCTCCCTTTTTTCGGTGGTGGAAATTTAAGCATAAACATTATGGTGAGAGTCTCAATAGACTGAATAGTCGTGGAGAGCTCCCTAAGGTCGTCAATTTATGATAACACGATAAAATTAGCTGGTATGATTCTAAAAAACTGACAAGCCCAATAATCACCAATCAAGGAGAGGCGCTTGGCATTATTGGAGTATGTCCATTTGGACGCAATAAAGCTCTTCCTCCACCCTTCTCTTTTTTGTCCTTTTCTTGGAAGACTTTTTTATTTTGATTGGTTTTACTTCAGGGAGACTACCATCTAATGGTATGAACTTCACAACTTCTACTATCTCCCTTTTTCTCTTTTCTCTAGGCAAACAAACCACCTACACTACCTATTTAGTCCCCCCATCAATATACATGTTATTATTTATGGGGCTTCCAGCTACAAGTAAATATTACCAAAATTATAAGAAAGTCGTTGTGAAGTCACAAGCAAACAGAGGGGCGAAGACAACTTATCTTCTAATTATGGGTGAATACTATGGAGTTTATAGCTCATAGGGGAGCATCCTACTTCGAACCCGAGAACACTTTAAAGGCTGTTAAAAGAGCCTTGGAAATGGGTGCTGATAGGGTTGAAGTGGATGTTCGCCTAAGCAAAGACAAAGAACTCGTTGTAATACATGATCCAACCGTGGACAGAACAACAGACGGCACAGGCCAAGTAGAGGATATGACATTACAAGAGCTTAAAAAGTTAAATGCCGGGAAGGGAGAAAGGATACCAACACTCCAAGAGATCATAGAGGCCATCAAGGATGCTAAACTCGTCATAGAAATGAAAATCCCCGGCATCGAAAAGAAAGTCCTGGAGACGATCCATGAAAACAGGCTAGAAAATGTAATGATAACATCATTTTATCATGGAAGCCTCCGGAAAGTCAAAATGTTAGATGATAACATAAGAACTGGGGTTATATTCTCATGCCAACCCCTAAAACCTGAAAGACTAGCACTGGATGCCAGCGCAGATGCAATATTCCCAAAACACAAATTCGTAGACCAGAACATGATAAAAAGAGTCCACAAGCATGACATACTTGTATACCCATGGACAATAGACAAACCAAAAACAGCGAAAAAACTAATAAGACTAGGAGTAGATGGTATCGTGACAAACAAACTCCTAGGAGCCCGAAAAGCCCATCTATTATAAGCCTCCTATAAATTTGATAAAACGAATGACACCATAAATCCTAAAACTGTTATAAGCCCTGCAAGGTCATGAGTTTCCGAAAAAGCTTCTGGTATCATTGTATCAACAACCATGGCTAAGATCGCGCCGGCTGCAAAGGCCATGCTAGTTGCAATAACCCCCCGGGGAAGATTATTGAAGAGAGTGTACCCTGCAAATGATGCTATAGCCGTGCAGAATGCCACTGAAATCCACAATCCAAAGATTGAAACAGCCCTCCAACCTGCCTTTTTCATGCCAACAGAACTGGAAAGCCCCTCAGGTACATTAGACAAGAAGATGGCTATCAAAGTTGCCATGCTCACAACTCCGCCTTCTATCATAGTAAGGCCTAACGCAACAGATTCTGGTATACCATCTATGATAGAACCTACTGCGATGGCCAGACCATCACATTCTAGCATGTGCTTGCCAGAACGCTTACGATGTTTACCTCCTTTACGCGCCAGATAAACATTCACTCCTGTAAAGATTACGGCTCCGATTATAAAACCTATGGTAACATGTGGAAAGCCTCCGAGATTGTAGGCTTCATCCAC encodes:
- a CDS encoding glycerophosphodiester phosphodiesterase: MEFIAHRGASYFEPENTLKAVKRALEMGADRVEVDVRLSKDKELVVIHDPTVDRTTDGTGQVEDMTLQELKKLNAGKGERIPTLQEIIEAIKDAKLVIEMKIPGIEKKVLETIHENRLENVMITSFYHGSLRKVKMLDDNIRTGVIFSCQPLKPERLALDASADAIFPKHKFVDQNMIKRVHKHDILVYPWTIDKPKTAKKLIRLGVDGIVTNKLLGARKAHLL
- a CDS encoding ZIP family metal transporter, with the translated sequence MLWLLAGLWGFVTGSALLIGALCGYYLRMPGRLIASIMAFGAGVLISAIAFELVDEAYNLGGFPHVTIGFIIGAVIFTGVNVYLARKGGKHRKRSGKHMLECDGLAIAVGSIIDGIPESVALGLTMIEGGVVSMATLIAIFLSNVPEGLSSSVGMKKAGWRAVSIFGLWISVAFCTAIASFAGYTLFNNLPRGVIATSMAFAAGAILAMVVDTMIPEAFSETHDLAGLITVLGFMVSFVLSNL